The DNA sequence GGTTGTCACGACCGGCATGCGAAGATCTGCGAGGAGTTTCAGGATATGGCTGCCAGCCGGGCCGCCAAAAATACCATATTCATGCTGCACACAGACAATATCAACCTGGCTGATATTGAGAAACTCCGATGCGACACTGTAATCGGTAAGTTTGTTCTGGTTGATCTCAAATCGCACTTTTTCAGGATATGGATATCCCTCCGGTTTGTCGTTCATGACAACCGCCCTGCAGTTGATGTCAGGCGCTTCTGTCGATAAAGCCTCAACAAGATCAGTGGTGAATGTTGCAATACCACACTGGCGGGGTAAATAGTTACCGATTACGGCAACCGAATTAATTCCCTCATAATACTGAATAACAGATGCCATACCAGCCCTAAATAAGTGTAATCAAATTGATCGAATAAAACTATAACACAGGAAATGTTCGGTCAAGAAAAACCCAAAATGAATTTGACGGATAAAATTTAACCGAAACACAGAACATTTCGAGTGAAAAATGAAGTTATCAAAATATAACAAAAATGCAAACGAAAATTAGAAACGTCTAGAGGGTGGCAGTAGTTGCTGCAATCGCAGCCAATTTTTTGCCTCCTCAATAGCTATCACAGAGATGGCTGAGGGGGGGGAGCGCTGACCAGGGAGGAATTGGAGAATTCCATGTCACATCGGATTTATTGATGGCATTAGCAGAAGCTGCATCTTTTTAAAATTTATCGGCCGTAAGATGATTCGGACTCCGGTTTGAGTACTCAGGTTGGGTCAGATCGATCTTGAAGATGGCATGCAACTTTCTCCTCGAATTAATTTGAACTTAAGTAGCGCTCCAGCTTTCTGCGGGCTATTGGATTGGCTTCGACCTCAAGAATAGCATACAGGGCTTCGATAGTAGACTCGGCTCCGGAGTTTCGATTGATTTCAGATTCCGAGAGGATGCCGTCAAAACAGCGGCCGGTCTCCGGATCATACATTTTTTGATTCGCCGGATTATTCCCGAAAAACCAGGTGGCTAATTCCCCCGCTAACTCAGCGAATCGCTCTTCCTGTGTCAATTCATATAACATCAAAGAGCCGACCACGGCGGGCCGGACAGCGTAGGCAATTTGGTCGAATTGTGTGACCTTTTTTGCACGAATTGTGTCTTCAAACACAAACTCAAGTTCGCGGGGAAATCCCCGCTCCATCCAGTATGGATAAAAAGAACCGGCTTCTCTCACAGCAGCTTGTTGAATTTCCTTGTCCTGAATGACTTTACTGGCCTGCGCTAAAGCCTGAGTTTGACTATTGCCCCAGCCGTGCCAGACATTTTTCCATGACAGGAAGAGTCCGTATGGAAGTGTATCTTTGTCTCCGCTTTGCATCTCCATCAAACCCATGGCGAAAGTCTTTAGGTAATCTTTAACCTTTGCATCGCCCGAGACCTGCGCAAAGGCTGCCAACCCCAACATCAACTCAGAGGTGGCATCTGCGGCCGAATTGTAAAGCAGCCATTTCGGAGCTTTGAATCCATCGAAATCTTCAACTTCAGGGTAATGCGCCAGTAAAGTGTCAATATGCACATAGGTTTTCTGAATGTGTTTTTTTAACAAATCCGCATAGGAAGCATCCATTTTATGAAAGACACGGTAACCTTCCCCCAGGGCCCACACGCCGCGCGCCGCCCACCAACCAAAGCTTTTAAAACTCGTTTCACCTTCTCGATTTATGGAATGATCCGCATAGATAAAATTGTAGAACTGACCGTCTTCTGCTTGCATATAGAGACAGAAATCCAATAATTTGCGGGCACGCTTTAAACTGGTGGTATCGTCTGTAATCTCAAAGTGGCGAAGATAGACCACTGCGGCGCGCGCTACATCATCGACGCATGCGATACCTTCATTATGCGCATCCACCCATCCGTAATCCGGGTATTCGGAATAGATGTGGATGATGGCCATCTCCTGGCCGCCGATTCCTATTTCTTCGTATAAGTGGTTTAGGTGCGACAAATTCACAAGTTCCAAACCTGAATGTGACAGGGGGGAATGACTTTGGCATCCAACAAATAAAAGGGAAAGGATAAGTGGGGAGATAGTGTTCAAATTGGTTATTTTTTGTGTGAATTTGTGTTCATTCGTGGTTGGTTCTATTTTTCACTTCAGCCCCGAAGTCGCCACGCTTTCAATAAAATATTTTTGAAAAAATGCATAAGCAATAATAACCGGCAGCGCTAACAGAGTAGCCGCCGCCAACTGCACCCCAAGCTGCGATTCTGCCGCTCCCCCGACAGCAAAAATGGTTACAAGCTGTGGCATGGTCATCAAATCTCGTTCACGGATGACAATCAGCGGCCAAAGGACTTCGTTCCAGATGGTCATAAAAGTAATGATACCCACGGTGACGAGTGTGGGTAATGAGATGGGCCAAATTATCTGAAAGATGATGCGCAGCTCACCGCAACCGTCTA is a window from the candidate division KSB1 bacterium genome containing:
- a CDS encoding glycoside hydrolase family 9 protein, with amino-acid sequence MSHLNHLYEEIGIGGQEMAIIHIYSEYPDYGWVDAHNEGIACVDDVARAAVVYLRHFEITDDTTSLKRARKLLDFCLYMQAEDGQFYNFIYADHSINREGETSFKSFGWWAARGVWALGEGYRVFHKMDASYADLLKKHIQKTYVHIDTLLAHYPEVEDFDGFKAPKWLLYNSAADATSELMLGLAAFAQVSGDAKVKDYLKTFAMGLMEMQSGDKDTLPYGLFLSWKNVWHGWGNSQTQALAQASKVIQDKEIQQAAVREAGSFYPYWMERGFPRELEFVFEDTIRAKKVTQFDQIAYAVRPAVVGSLMLYELTQEERFAELAGELATWFFGNNPANQKMYDPETGRCFDGILSESEINRNSGAESTIEALYAILEVEANPIARRKLERYLSSN